In Paenibacillus sp. FSL M7-0420, a single genomic region encodes these proteins:
- a CDS encoding aspartyl-phosphate phosphatase Spo0E family protein: MLSADYYLSSYGGKCGSGSGQPPARGDANARRLSLEDEIQMLRSRMEQLFMQENSFTSDNVIAISSLLDLKINEYMRGRHRKSN; the protein is encoded by the coding sequence GTGCTGAGCGCAGATTATTACTTATCCTCCTATGGCGGGAAATGTGGTTCCGGAAGCGGGCAACCTCCTGCCAGAGGAGATGCGAATGCACGCAGGCTCTCGCTGGAAGATGAAATCCAGATGCTCCGCAGCAGAATGGAACAGCTCTTTATGCAGGAGAATTCCTTTACCTCGGATAATGTAATAGCAATCAGCAGCTTGCTGGATCTCAAGATTAATGAGTATATGAGAGGCCGCCACCGCAAGAGCAATTAA
- a CDS encoding alpha/beta fold hydrolase: MIKVFKSVSGKEQVLRSYNELLDAWGTEYQELDVETPYGTTHCITAGEPELPPLLLFHGVGDNSAVMWLLNMKELSRHFYCIAVDTLGGPGKSVPGELFDKRTFNQVDWINKVADGLKLEQFYVAGVSNGAYMAFNYTVNGPGRVLRAVCMEGGMVTAPIKSMIHTLMMMFPEILIPTRSNLLRAARKLSSPASGLFDKHPEVGEHLVLLMQNHNQQAMFIHKLQPYEQDRAVTFRDQLYFLLGDYKLKQKRELTNILDAGGFRYTVIPDAGHGVNHEQPERVNRELVAFFEGE; the protein is encoded by the coding sequence ATGATCAAGGTATTTAAAAGCGTGTCCGGCAAAGAACAGGTACTAAGGTCCTATAACGAGCTACTTGACGCGTGGGGGACGGAATATCAGGAGCTTGATGTGGAGACTCCTTATGGGACAACCCATTGCATAACAGCGGGAGAGCCGGAGTTACCTCCGTTGCTCCTTTTCCATGGGGTAGGCGATAATTCGGCCGTGATGTGGCTGCTGAATATGAAGGAGCTGTCCCGGCACTTCTACTGCATTGCAGTAGATACGCTGGGCGGACCGGGGAAGAGTGTTCCAGGTGAGCTGTTCGATAAACGGACCTTTAACCAAGTGGATTGGATTAACAAGGTTGCTGACGGGCTGAAGCTTGAACAATTCTACGTGGCAGGTGTGTCGAACGGAGCGTATATGGCCTTCAATTACACGGTGAACGGTCCGGGACGAGTGCTTAGGGCTGTCTGTATGGAGGGAGGAATGGTCACTGCTCCAATTAAAAGCATGATACATACGCTGATGATGATGTTCCCGGAGATTCTTATCCCTACACGCAGCAATCTGCTCAGAGCAGCCCGCAAGCTCAGCTCGCCGGCCTCAGGCCTGTTCGACAAGCATCCTGAAGTCGGGGAGCATCTGGTGCTGTTAATGCAGAATCATAACCAGCAGGCGATGTTCATCCATAAGCTTCAGCCCTACGAACAAGATAGAGCGGTTACGTTCCGGGATCAGCTATACTTCCTGCTGGGAGATTATAAGCTGAAGCAGAAGCGGGAGCTCACTAATATATTGGACGCTGGCGGGTTCCGCTACACGGTTATCCCGGACGCCGGTCACGGCGTGAATCATGAGCAGCCGGAGCGGGTGAACCGGGAGCTGGTGGCTTTTTTTGAAGGGGAGTGA
- a CDS encoding methyl-accepting chemotaxis protein gives MRTFAFILPIFLITLVLVALLSYMYSKSIIQREVTQKMNVQISDISNEINANLSVHSKVPEVLARTLESHAAEFTLDQYRTMLSSALKANPDTYGVGIYFEPGRYDSKLKYFSTYAHRDGDKIVTTEQYNDPDYNYHGQSWYTIGREHAAFTDPFYDTITGTTMATFTVPFRDTTNTLLGVMAGDIDLKTLQSRIEQTKVGNTGWAFLLDKQGNYIAGPDAEKNMQLKINDEPNASLAAAGAEMLQQNQGMVTYADSGGTIQMYYEKLPDTGWTVGLAMPEQELYAPLKGLLRSILLVSLAGLILTVAAVYLYSRYITRKLNRVNEMSRQMAAGDFTGKLEVDSEDEFGKMAGHLNQMITNLSRLLGTIADHSLQVASTSEELMSSATQTNHTTEAIVENIQDLSAGADQQMQSTRESARAMEEMAAGVQRIAEASMDTAAAAGRAAGQAQNGYSVITEAVDRMEEMERTAADASSMITSLSAQSQQIGNIIGLIKGISDQTGMLALNAAIEAARAGEYGRGFSVVAGEVKKLSEQTAEAAGSISTLILEIQQGNRAASDAVLANAGAVQEGSRMVGEAGRLFTDILGGIGEINTQVHEMSASSEQLLAGTEELTSSVAEMAEVAKQAAERSQSAAAASEEQLASMEEVAAASTELAKMADGLQQAVATFKVS, from the coding sequence ATGAGAACATTTGCATTCATCCTGCCCATCTTTCTGATCACGCTGGTGCTGGTCGCTCTGTTATCGTACATGTATTCCAAAAGCATCATCCAGCGCGAGGTTACACAAAAAATGAATGTGCAGATATCGGATATTTCTAACGAAATTAATGCGAACTTAAGTGTGCACAGCAAGGTTCCCGAGGTTCTGGCACGTACGCTGGAGAGCCACGCTGCTGAATTCACACTGGATCAATACCGTACCATGCTGTCCAGTGCGCTGAAGGCCAATCCGGATACCTATGGGGTGGGTATTTATTTTGAACCCGGACGGTATGACAGCAAGCTGAAGTACTTCTCCACCTATGCCCACCGAGACGGCGACAAAATTGTGACAACCGAGCAGTACAATGACCCCGATTATAATTATCACGGGCAGAGCTGGTACACCATTGGCAGGGAGCATGCAGCGTTTACAGATCCATTCTATGACACAATTACAGGGACAACGATGGCTACGTTTACTGTTCCTTTCCGGGATACCACGAATACCTTGCTGGGTGTCATGGCCGGCGATATCGATCTCAAGACGCTGCAGAGCAGGATCGAACAGACCAAGGTGGGGAATACAGGCTGGGCGTTCCTGCTGGACAAGCAGGGGAATTACATTGCCGGACCGGATGCCGAGAAGAATATGCAGCTGAAAATAAACGACGAACCAAACGCAAGCCTGGCCGCAGCAGGAGCGGAAATGCTTCAGCAGAATCAGGGCATGGTCACCTATGCCGATTCGGGCGGGACCATTCAGATGTATTATGAAAAGCTGCCGGATACCGGCTGGACCGTTGGTCTCGCCATGCCGGAGCAAGAGCTGTACGCGCCGCTTAAAGGGCTGCTAAGGTCTATTCTGCTGGTAAGCTTAGCGGGTCTTATCCTGACGGTAGCAGCCGTATATCTATACAGCCGCTATATTACCCGTAAGCTGAATCGTGTCAATGAGATGTCCCGGCAGATGGCCGCCGGAGACTTCACCGGGAAGCTGGAGGTGGACAGTGAGGATGAATTCGGCAAAATGGCCGGGCATCTGAACCAGATGATTACCAATCTGAGCAGACTCCTGGGGACGATTGCCGATCACTCCCTGCAAGTCGCCTCGACCTCAGAAGAATTAATGTCTAGCGCCACTCAGACCAATCACACCACAGAGGCCATTGTGGAGAATATTCAGGATCTCTCAGCCGGAGCGGATCAGCAGATGCAGTCCACCCGCGAGTCTGCAAGGGCGATGGAGGAGATGGCCGCCGGTGTGCAGCGGATCGCGGAGGCCTCGATGGACACTGCCGCAGCTGCCGGGCGGGCGGCAGGCCAGGCGCAGAACGGGTATTCCGTCATTACGGAGGCGGTGGACCGGATGGAAGAGATGGAGCGGACCGCCGCAGATGCTTCAAGCATGATTACCTCTCTTAGCGCACAGTCCCAGCAGATCGGTAACATCATTGGTCTGATCAAAGGCATCAGCGATCAGACCGGCATGCTGGCCTTAAACGCGGCGATTGAGGCCGCCAGAGCAGGCGAATACGGGCGGGGCTTCTCCGTGGTGGCCGGTGAGGTGAAGAAGCTGTCCGAGCAGACGGCCGAAGCCGCCGGGTCTATCAGCACCCTGATTCTCGAGATCCAGCAAGGCAACCGGGCAGCCTCAGATGCGGTGCTGGCGAATGCCGGCGCCGTTCAGGAAGGCTCGCGGATGGTAGGCGAGGCCGGACGTCTGTTCACGGATATTCTCGGCGGCATCGGCGAGATTAACACCCAGGTTCATGAGATGTCTGCTTCCTCCGAGCAGCTGCTGGCCGGAACCGAGGAGCTGACCTCTTCGGTGGCGGAAATGGCAGAAGTGGCGAAACAGGCCGCAGAGCGTTCACAGAGCGCTGCCGCGGCCTCTGAGGAGCAGCTCGCCTCCATGGAGGAGGTAGCCGCAGCCTCTACCGAGCTGGCGAAAATGGCCGATGGGCTGCAGCAGGCAGTGGCCACGTTCAAGGTAAGCTAA
- a CDS encoding class I SAM-dependent methyltransferase, with translation MLHDQLLRDPNTYEELKLEGTGAVNPANGRQYPWKHGYLAFMEEADAAGSNRKYLELYNRIARFYRLANKLYFALKFGGERNYRAQFLSSLELGGGQRVLETSVGSGDNFPYLNLKANNAQAELYGLDISSGMLKQAVRNLRRWKLEAHLFQGTAERLPFQDNSFDCVYHVGGINCFSDPHAAVLEMIRVAKPGTRLMIADETQKLVKGTYGKVPVVKGYFAEGEDLPEMLGLIPQEMLEVEYKEVCKGLMYCITFRKP, from the coding sequence ATGCTGCATGATCAGCTGTTGAGGGACCCGAATACATATGAAGAGCTTAAGCTGGAGGGAACGGGGGCGGTCAATCCGGCGAATGGACGGCAGTATCCGTGGAAGCACGGGTATTTGGCTTTTATGGAGGAAGCGGATGCCGCAGGCAGTAACCGGAAGTACCTGGAGCTGTACAACCGGATTGCCCGTTTCTACCGGCTGGCTAACAAGCTGTATTTCGCGCTAAAGTTCGGCGGAGAACGCAACTATAGAGCGCAGTTCCTGTCTTCGCTTGAGCTGGGCGGCGGTCAGCGTGTGCTGGAGACCTCGGTGGGCAGCGGCGATAATTTCCCGTACCTTAACCTGAAGGCCAACAACGCGCAGGCCGAGCTGTACGGGCTGGATATTTCCAGCGGAATGCTAAAGCAGGCGGTGCGCAATCTGCGGCGGTGGAAGCTGGAGGCACATCTGTTCCAGGGGACTGCTGAGAGGCTGCCTTTTCAGGACAACAGCTTTGACTGCGTGTACCATGTCGGCGGAATCAACTGTTTCAGTGATCCGCATGCTGCGGTACTGGAGATGATCCGGGTGGCGAAGCCGGGCACAAGGCTGATGATTGCCGATGAGACGCAGAAGCTGGTGAAGGGAACGTACGGGAAGGTGCCGGTGGTTAAGGGGTATTTTGCAGAGGGAGAGGACTTGCCGGAGATGCTTGGACTGATTCCGCAGGAGATGCTGGAGGTAGAGTACAAGGAGGTGTGCAAGGGCCTGATGTATTGCATTACTTTTCGTAAGCCATGA
- a CDS encoding cob(I)yrinic acid a,c-diamide adenosyltransferase: MAIYTRTGDKGETSVIGGRVGKDDVRVEAYGTIDELNCFVGQARSLMEDERFLDVREQLLEIQHELFDCGSDLAFVKLSENRYKVKSEMATRLEGWIDALQAENPVLERFILPGGSQLSSVLHVCRTVCRRAERRAVTLGRSAEINPEAVIYLNRLSDYFFALARAANTRLEIAEVEYLRSKKVFRNK; the protein is encoded by the coding sequence GTGGCGATCTATACGCGTACGGGGGATAAGGGCGAGACCTCGGTGATTGGAGGCCGGGTAGGCAAGGACGATGTCCGCGTCGAGGCTTACGGCACCATTGACGAGCTGAACTGCTTCGTGGGCCAGGCACGGAGCCTGATGGAGGACGAGCGGTTTCTAGATGTCCGCGAGCAGCTGCTGGAGATTCAGCATGAGCTGTTCGACTGCGGATCGGATCTGGCGTTCGTGAAGCTGAGTGAGAACCGCTATAAGGTAAAAAGCGAGATGGCCACCCGCCTGGAAGGCTGGATCGATGCGCTTCAGGCCGAGAATCCGGTGCTGGAGCGCTTCATTCTGCCGGGCGGAAGCCAGCTGTCCTCGGTGCTGCATGTCTGCCGGACAGTCTGCCGCCGGGCCGAGCGCCGGGCAGTGACGCTGGGCCGCAGTGCGGAGATTAACCCGGAGGCGGTAATCTATCTGAACCGGCTGTCCGACTATTTCTTCGCTCTGGCCCGTGCCGCCAACACCCGGCTGGAGATTGCTGAAGTAGAATATCTGCGCAGCAAAAAGGTGTTCCGGAACAAATGA
- a CDS encoding RluA family pseudouridine synthase: protein MTSYYPPISYTVPPLEDGWLLKTILQKRMDVSRKLLSRLKMTDLGITLNGERVYISVKVSTGDLVQIRMEEETSEDILPQPIPFEILYEDGHLLVVSKAAGMIVHPTHGHYTETLANGVVHYWAEKGERVRFRPVHRLDQETSGVLVIAKNPYSHQHISEQMIAGTVDKRYTAFVHGVPALPSGDIDGPIDRDPLEPHRRIVTPDGYPSLTRYEVKEVYGSAASRVELKLESGRTHQIRVHMGSVGCPLIGDGMYRHPLYGQAAAAPGEAAHTREQALPGGPPEANAGGAALTPAEAAQLAQVAELDAAIPRQALHAVRLAFRHPVTHAELVFEAPLPPDMALLQEKLRQSAR, encoded by the coding sequence ATGACCAGCTATTATCCGCCCATCTCCTATACAGTGCCGCCGCTTGAAGACGGCTGGCTGCTCAAAACCATCCTGCAGAAGCGGATGGATGTCTCCCGCAAGCTGCTCTCCCGGCTCAAAATGACGGACCTCGGCATTACACTGAACGGAGAGCGTGTCTATATCAGCGTTAAGGTTAGCACCGGCGATCTAGTGCAGATCCGGATGGAGGAGGAGACCTCAGAGGATATTTTGCCGCAGCCTATTCCCTTCGAGATTCTGTATGAGGACGGGCATCTGCTTGTGGTAAGCAAGGCCGCAGGAATGATTGTCCATCCGACCCACGGCCATTATACCGAGACCCTGGCGAACGGAGTGGTCCATTACTGGGCAGAGAAGGGCGAGCGGGTCCGCTTCCGCCCCGTCCATCGGCTGGACCAGGAGACCTCCGGGGTGCTGGTGATTGCCAAGAACCCGTACAGCCATCAGCACATCTCCGAGCAGATGATCGCCGGAACGGTGGACAAGCGGTATACCGCGTTCGTGCACGGTGTGCCTGCTCTGCCAAGCGGCGATATCGACGGCCCGATCGACCGCGACCCGCTGGAGCCGCACCGGCGGATTGTGACGCCGGACGGCTATCCCTCCTTGACCCGTTATGAGGTCAAGGAGGTCTATGGCAGCGCCGCTTCACGCGTCGAGCTGAAGCTGGAGAGCGGGCGCACCCACCAGATCCGGGTGCATATGGGGTCGGTCGGCTGCCCGCTGATCGGTGACGGGATGTACCGTCACCCGCTGTATGGGCAGGCAGCGGCTGCGCCGGGCGAAGCGGCGCATACGCGAGAGCAGGCGCTGCCGGGCGGGCCGCCGGAGGCGAACGCAGGCGGAGCAGCGCTGACGCCTGCCGAAGCCGCGCAGCTCGCGCAGGTCGCGGAGCTGGACGCGGCCATTCCGCGCCAGGCGCTGCATGCGGTGCGGCTGGCCTTCCGGCATCCGGTGACACATGCCGAGCTGGTGTTCGAGGCTCCGCTGCCGCCGGATATGGCGCTGCTGCAGGAGAAGCTCCGGCAGTCAGCGCGGTAA
- a CDS encoding arsenate reductase family protein, whose product MSDLKVYQYPKCSTCRSAVKWLKEAGHGLELQHIAEQPPTVEELRELVKHSGLPLKKFFNTSGEVYRELGLKDKLADLSEDEQLALLSAHGMLIKRPVVTDGKKVTVGYKEDQYAEAWGNA is encoded by the coding sequence ATGAGTGACTTGAAAGTATATCAATATCCGAAATGCAGCACCTGCCGTAGCGCAGTGAAATGGCTGAAGGAAGCAGGGCATGGGCTGGAGCTGCAGCATATCGCCGAGCAGCCGCCAACTGTGGAGGAGCTGCGCGAATTGGTGAAGCACAGCGGCCTGCCGCTGAAGAAGTTTTTTAATACAAGTGGTGAGGTCTACCGGGAGCTTGGCCTGAAGGATAAGCTTGCAGACTTAAGCGAAGACGAGCAGCTTGCGCTGCTGTCCGCACATGGGATGCTGATCAAGCGTCCGGTAGTCACTGACGGCAAGAAGGTTACCGTAGGCTACAAGGAAGACCAGTACGCCGAAGCTTGGGGCAACGCCTAA
- a CDS encoding 5'-3' exonuclease, with amino-acid sequence MSTATEMKGRVMIVDGMALLFRAFYATSYGGYIRKTRAGLPTNAVYGFLQYFFDAVSTFEPSHVVCCWDMGKGTFRSEKYEGYKSNRMDAPLELIPQFDLVKEVVAELGVPNIGLAGYEADDCIGTLASCYSGESEVYILTGDHDMLQLVNDSVKVVIMKKGRSNYKVYDPAELLAERGLTPAQVIDLKGFMGDTSDNYPGVKGIGEKTATKLLTEYGTVEGVIENLHLLPKGVRAKIEADLDMLHLSRELAEIRCDVPVVCELAECLWELQRDNAARKFNELEFGSLMHLIGGIAEERDDRGIVQIELGDLG; translated from the coding sequence ATGAGCACAGCAACAGAAATGAAGGGCCGGGTCATGATCGTCGATGGAATGGCTCTGCTGTTCCGCGCTTTTTATGCTACCTCTTATGGTGGATATATCCGCAAGACCCGCGCCGGGCTGCCGACGAATGCGGTGTATGGATTTTTGCAGTATTTTTTCGACGCGGTGAGTACGTTTGAGCCTTCACATGTGGTCTGCTGCTGGGATATGGGCAAGGGAACGTTCCGCTCCGAGAAGTACGAAGGCTACAAATCGAACCGCATGGACGCGCCGCTGGAGCTGATCCCGCAGTTCGATCTTGTGAAGGAGGTTGTGGCGGAGCTGGGCGTGCCGAATATCGGGCTGGCCGGGTACGAGGCAGATGATTGCATCGGTACACTGGCTTCATGCTACAGCGGGGAGTCGGAGGTCTATATTCTTACCGGGGACCACGACATGCTCCAGCTGGTCAATGACAGCGTCAAGGTCGTGATTATGAAAAAAGGCCGCTCCAACTATAAAGTGTATGATCCGGCAGAGCTTCTGGCAGAACGGGGCCTCACTCCTGCGCAGGTGATCGACCTGAAGGGCTTCATGGGCGACACCAGCGATAATTATCCCGGCGTGAAGGGCATCGGCGAGAAGACGGCCACCAAGCTGCTGACGGAATACGGTACTGTGGAAGGGGTAATCGAGAACCTGCATCTGCTGCCTAAGGGCGTGCGGGCTAAGATTGAAGCGGACCTCGACATGTTGCATCTCTCACGGGAGCTGGCGGAAATCCGCTGTGATGTGCCGGTGGTCTGCGAGCTGGCCGAATGTCTCTGGGAACTGCAGCGGGATAACGCCGCACGCAAGTTCAATGAGCTGGAGTTCGGCAGCCTGATGCATCTGATCGGCGGGATCGCTGAGGAACGGGATGACCGGGGAATCGTGCAGATTGAGCTGGGAGATCTGGGCTGA
- a CDS encoding peptide deformylase — protein sequence MIRPINKDISLLSQKSAPATEKDLPVLMDLVETLNANSDRCVGMAADMIGVNKRIIAVRVEQQLTISMINPVIVKRARPYDTEEGCLSLEGVRPTKRYDYIEVEYLDYNFKKHRDSFTGFTAQVIQHEVDHCEGIVI from the coding sequence ATGATTAGACCTATCAATAAAGATATATCGCTTCTTAGCCAGAAATCTGCTCCGGCCACGGAAAAGGATCTGCCCGTGTTAATGGATCTTGTGGAGACTCTGAACGCCAACTCCGACCGGTGCGTCGGCATGGCTGCGGACATGATTGGTGTCAACAAACGCATCATTGCCGTCCGTGTAGAGCAGCAGCTGACCATTTCGATGATCAATCCGGTGATCGTCAAGCGCGCCCGTCCTTATGACACTGAGGAAGGCTGCCTGTCGCTTGAAGGCGTACGCCCAACGAAACGGTACGACTACATTGAGGTAGAATACCTCGATTATAATTTTAAAAAGCACCGGGATAGCTTTACCGGATTTACAGCGCAGGTTATCCAGCATGAGGTGGATCACTGCGAGGGTATTGTCATTTGA
- a CDS encoding alpha-N-arabinofuranosidase has translation MAERIVLNTDIRKGKIDRNIYGHFAEHLGRCIYEGIWVGEDSPIPNTKGIRNDVVEALKEMKIPVLRWPGGCFADEYHWKDGIGPSEERKRMINTHWGGAVENNHFGTHEFMLLCEMLGCEPYINGNVGSGTVQEMSEWVEYLTFNGVSPMAELRQKNGQEDAWSVKYFGVGNENWGCGGNMRPEFYADLYRQYQTYVRNYGDNKIHRIACGANADDYNWTEVLMREATRFMDSITLHYYTLPTSDWNHKGAATGFGTDEYFTTLKKALFMDELVTRHIAIMDKYDPEKRVGLIVDEWGTWYDVEPGTNPGFLYQQNTIRDALVAGLTLNIFHKHSDRVRMANIAQTVNVLQAVILTEGEKMLLTPTYHVFNMYKVHQDAELLELTVDSPVYSYDGVEIPEVSASASVNAEGIIHVSLCNLNHASSAVLPLALRGLAGQASVSGTTLAGASIDAHNSFEQPEAVTPQAFSAFKLEGDTLTVELPPMSVTVLAITPQA, from the coding sequence ATGGCAGAACGCATTGTACTGAACACCGACATCCGCAAAGGTAAGATTGACCGCAACATCTACGGACATTTCGCTGAGCATCTTGGACGCTGTATCTATGAAGGCATCTGGGTGGGCGAAGATTCCCCTATTCCGAACACTAAGGGTATCCGCAACGACGTAGTGGAAGCGCTTAAGGAAATGAAGATTCCGGTACTGCGCTGGCCGGGCGGCTGCTTCGCCGATGAATACCACTGGAAGGACGGTATCGGCCCGAGCGAAGAGCGCAAACGGATGATCAACACACACTGGGGCGGCGCGGTAGAGAACAACCATTTCGGTACACATGAATTCATGCTCCTCTGCGAGATGCTGGGCTGCGAGCCGTACATCAACGGTAACGTAGGTAGCGGAACTGTTCAGGAGATGTCCGAGTGGGTTGAGTATTTGACCTTCAACGGAGTCTCGCCAATGGCTGAGCTGCGTCAGAAGAACGGCCAGGAAGATGCCTGGAGTGTCAAGTATTTCGGCGTGGGCAACGAGAACTGGGGCTGCGGCGGTAACATGCGTCCTGAATTTTATGCTGACCTGTACCGCCAATATCAGACGTATGTACGTAACTATGGAGACAACAAGATCCACCGGATCGCCTGCGGGGCGAATGCGGATGACTATAACTGGACGGAAGTACTGATGCGTGAAGCTACCCGCTTCATGGATTCGATTACCCTGCACTACTACACCCTGCCTACTTCGGATTGGAATCATAAAGGCGCGGCTACAGGCTTCGGAACAGACGAATACTTCACAACGTTGAAGAAGGCACTGTTCATGGATGAGCTGGTTACCCGTCATATCGCTATCATGGACAAATACGATCCTGAGAAAAGAGTGGGCCTGATCGTTGACGAGTGGGGCACCTGGTATGATGTTGAGCCGGGTACAAACCCAGGCTTCCTGTACCAGCAGAACACGATTCGCGATGCGCTGGTGGCCGGCTTGACGTTGAATATTTTCCACAAGCATAGTGACCGTGTACGGATGGCGAACATTGCCCAGACCGTGAACGTGCTGCAGGCAGTTATCCTGACTGAAGGCGAGAAAATGCTCCTGACTCCTACTTACCATGTATTCAACATGTACAAAGTGCATCAGGATGCAGAACTGCTGGAGCTCACTGTGGACAGTCCGGTATACAGCTATGATGGCGTAGAGATTCCTGAAGTATCGGCTTCGGCTTCGGTCAATGCTGAGGGCATCATTCATGTCAGCCTGTGTAACCTGAATCACGCGTCATCGGCAGTGTTGCCGCTTGCCCTGCGCGGTTTGGCTGGTCAAGCATCCGTAAGCGGAACGACGCTGGCCGGAGCTTCCATCGATGCCCACAATAGCTTTGAGCAGCCGGAAGCTGTAACACCACAGGCATTCAGCGCCTTCAAGCTTGAAGGGGATACGCTGACTGTAGAGCTGCCGCCAATGTCGGTAACGGTACTGGCTATCACTCCACAAGCCTAA
- a CDS encoding DUF6171 family protein: MTTTSACKGCREEYKVTEAQIARILASSMFNPGNSASDEVYAERLALCGACPKLQDGVTCTACGCIIPVVARLKARSCPLPGGGKWQPVAE; this comes from the coding sequence ATGACAACCACTTCAGCCTGCAAAGGATGCCGGGAGGAGTACAAGGTCACGGAAGCACAGATTGCCCGTATTCTGGCCTCCTCCATGTTCAATCCCGGCAATTCGGCTTCCGATGAGGTCTATGCCGAGCGGCTTGCGCTTTGCGGGGCTTGCCCCAAGCTGCAGGATGGTGTGACCTGTACCGCCTGCGGCTGTATCATCCCTGTCGTGGCCCGGCTGAAGGCCCGCAGCTGTCCGCTGCCGGGCGGCGGAAAGTGGCAGCCGGTGGCGGAATGA